From Cotesia glomerata isolate CgM1 linkage group LG2, MPM_Cglom_v2.3, whole genome shotgun sequence, a single genomic window includes:
- the LOC123260221 gene encoding G2/mitotic-specific cyclin-B, whose product MALRNRTAITNVNQENVKNGKSTTTVTGMTRRAALGEIGNRVTVRSTVTSTKTGALPQKPGVKKPVATTRQAGVVKPVLKAQEKLPVQIVKPVVKEVEEIKEIVPELDIKVEKPVQPIVIDDYKTTTTSAGDCDAFSSDLLQVEDIDETDKNNPILVTIYSNDIYCYLRKLEAHYPIHRGYLAGQEVTEKMRSVLIDWLVEVHQQFRLLQETLYLTVAIIDRFLQSVRTITRKKLQLVGVAAMYIACKYEEMYAPDISDFVYITDNAYTKTEIIHMEMLIVRTLDYSFGRPLPLHFLRRYSKVGHATSVHHTMAKYFLEQCLISYEMCHYPPSLIAAAAMYLAFFVIGNESEDEGKVIWTPTLVHYSTYTKDDILPVVRQVAAIIVNADKNKYQAVRKKYNHSKNMRISLRPELKSPSMLNLVNSQN is encoded by the exons AATGTAAACCAAGAAAATGTTAAGAATGGTAAGTCAACGACGACGGTCACGGGGATGACGAGACGAGCGGCGTTGGGGGAGATCGGAAATCGTGTGACTGTACGCTCGACGGTAACGTCAACAAAGACTGGTGCATTGCCTCAGAAACCAGGGGTAAAGAAACCAGTAGCAACCACCCGTCAGGCGGGAGTGGTAAAGCCGGTGTTGAAAGCCCAGGAGAAGCTCCCGGTGCAAATAGTCAAGCCAGTTGTTAAAGAAGTAGAGGAAATAAAAGAGATTGTGCCGGAGTTGGACATTAAAGTTGAAAAACCTGTCCAGCCGATTGTAATCGACGACTACAAAACTACCACCACATCTGCTGGGGATTGTGATGCATTCTCGTCGGACTTACTTCAGGTTGAGGACATCGATGAGACTGACAAGAACAATCCGATTCTAGTCACCATCTACAGCAATGATATCTACTGTTACTTGAGAAAACTGGAGGCTCATTACCCGATCCACCGAGGATACTTGGCTGGTCAGGAAGTTACCGAGAAGATGAGGAGTGTTTTGATCGATTGGTTGGTTGAAGTGCACCAGCAATTCCGTTTGCTACAAGAAACTCTTTATCTTACTGTTGCAATTATTGATCGTTTCTTACag TCAGTCAGAACGATAACCAGAAAGAAGTTACAACTTGTTGGGGTAGCTGCAATGTACATTGCGTGCAAATACGAAGAGATGTACGCACCAGACATAAGTGACTTTGTGTACATAACGGACAATGCCTACACAAAAACAGAAATAATCCACATGGAGATGCTGATAGTACGGACGTTGGATTACTCATTTGGAAGGCCGCTGCCGCTTCATTTCTTGCGGAGATACAGCAAAGTAGGACATGCTACGTCGGTTCACCACACAATGGCTAAATACTTTTTGGAGCAATGTCTAATTTCTTACGAAATGTGCCATTACCCACCGAGCTTAATTGCCGCAGCAGCCATGTACTTGGCCTTCTTTGTCATCGGGAACGAGTCTGAAGATGAGGGCAAGGTTATTTGGACTCCAACTCTCGTCCACTACAGCACCTACACCAAGGATGACATTCTGCCGGTCGTGCGCCAAGTAGCAGCTATTATTGTTAACGCTGACAAGAACAAGTACCAGGCTGTGAGGAAGAAGTACAATCACTCTAAGAACATGAGAATAAGCTTACGTCCTGAGCTCAAGTCTCCCAGCATGCTCAATTTGGTCAATTCACAAAATTAG
- the LOC123260211 gene encoding putative elongator complex protein 1: MRNLTVSSHVIADLQDQFIPSGLPDSVSCCLDPINDNLFVVDANNIYLICKNEMGFEVLKKTGINDNTEAKPVGIQYWSDNETLYCAYDNGDLIKVSPNEPFDHQVAAHIDGGIECIQLSPDQEILVLVTKNHQVYTMISSLQVMSEADLTAEEFGDKQFVTVGWGKKETQFHGSEGKAAAVAKALIIGKTDKDTKKSSITWRGDGTLFAVSFFHEEVDVRLFKIFNREGVLQYTSELTHRLEEFIAWKPSGNYIAATQRLEDKYVVGLLEKNGLKHREFTLPFSPTEVDVKSLLWSPDSEILVVECKSLLADSSCSQYLQLWTVNNYHWYLKQSIGFSEDDPLIYYTWSSAPRARKRLITMTKLKCMIYSFRWTINHSRGMSDTDKSVVGVIDGDKLLVTGFRVGIVPPPMSHKSVEVDCAINECIFAYSCHNDSDTDSWIDSNSFFLLLQNNKLALCLFIRDEFPLEYQYIRSYKIEWDEEAAPLELKIEELNYSLHHFLWLKENTMLCSLSHGDHCYLCVLDLINVHKDQDDGRIIIREALMMHEHIQHIVASPGDMNDTAYLVVGNQVLKYIHGEGAVPTEIIIPESCDQVEVVEIEKRHVIVMLGCTNRLYVDGTEVANNINSICIHSDFLLLTTLQHALVCVAMNADGFSKLSMSNLSLKSWGTGQTEHTTGGLSMRRLERTSSLIMAIPGDSRAILQMKRGNLETIQPRPLNLHIIKSHLSCLNYFTAFDIMRKQRINLNLIYDHNPRMFVENTEKFIDEIKNPCWLNLFISELHEEDVTETLYSSCYTDQENESRKSEDIPEEGKVEKICQLLRCIMEKKSETRNLIQPILTCLVKNKHTPGLEAALRKIKEFKSKEGTNSSRQSAEEALKYLLYLVDVDVLYDIALGMYDLELAKFVASKSFKDPKEYLPYLNGLANLEENYRKFKIDKDLKRYESALDNIAKRLDKFDECINLICNYDLFAKAIKLFPKDGKEYKEIARIYAENLMRNKRYREAGLMFQRSGELERALQVHKTAGSWQDAIIVATKMKMNPGELNVLYQDLVTQLREEKKFREAAEICLTYLNHVEEAVSLLSEGKEWRDALRIAHSFKRLDLIETHVQPGSHEHAIEIYFRINKNKEDFLKHKRRLMIVRKEKAKKQALMIEALEEERGNVGRDFSDFLSETSSVAGSAASGSSRSSRCSGRSYRSGKNRRKHERKVLDIKEGSAYEDLGLIRALHVIIANTYLQREEVHAVNRVLLQFFFDELAEKLQNALKDLLGLIEKSKHEIWVKVADDDNDPNKLQSCLLEAKFTYPPEAGSSQWSLDLFPHSRNLT, encoded by the exons ATGAGGAACTTGACAGTTAGCAGTCATGTCATTGCTGACTTACAGGATCAGTTTATTCCTTCAGGACTACCCGACAGTGTTAGTTGCTGCTTGGACCCAATAAATGACAATTTATTTGTAGTGGAtgcaaataatatttatttaatctgtaaaaatgaaatgGGATTTGAAGTACTCAAAAAAAcag gTATTAATGACAACACTGAAGCTAAGCCAGTTGGAATCCAATACTGGAGTGACAACGAGACTCTTTACTGCGCTTACGACAACGGCGACCTGATAAAAGTATCTCCCAATGAACCATTTGACCACCAAGTCGCTGCTCATATCGACGGCGGTATAGAGTGCATTCAACTCAGTCCAGACCAAGAAATTCTCGTTTTAGTGACCAAGAACCACCAGGTCTACACCATGATCTCCAGTTTGCAGGTGATGTCAGAAGCGGATTTGACTGCTGAGGAGTTTGGAGACAAACAGTTTGTAACTGTCGGGTGGGGAAAGAAAGAAACTCAATTTCATGGGTCTGAAGGTAAGGCTGCGGCTGTAGCCAAAGCTCTTATCATCGGCAAGACTGATAAAGATaccaaaaaatcatcaataacTTGGCGAGGAGACGGAACTTTATTCGCGGTGAGTTTTTTTCACGAGGAAGTCGACGtgagattattcaaaattttcaaccgGGAGGGAGTGCTTCAGTACACGAGCGAGCTGACTCACAGGCTGGAGGAATTTATCGCCTGGAAGCCGTCAGGAAATTACATCGCAGCGACGCAGAGGCTGGAGGATAAATACGTGGTGGGTTTGCTTGAAAAAAACGGACTCAAGCATCGAGAGTTCACTCTGCCGTTCAGCCCCACGGAAGTTGATGTTAAAAGTTTACTCTGGAGTCCAGACTCGGAGATTCTCGTGGTAGAATGCAAGAGCCTGCTTGCTGATAGTTCTTGCAGCCAGTACTTACAATTGTGGACGGTTAATAATTACCACTGGTACTTGAAGCAGAGCATTGGCTTCAGTGAAGACGACCCGCTGATTTATTACACCTGGAGCTCGGCACCACGTGCTCGCAAACGCTTAATAACGATGACGAAGCTTAAGTGTATGATTTACTCGTTCAGATGGACGATTAATCACAGCCGCGGGATGAGCGACACCGATAAAAGTGTCGTTGGTGTTATTGACGGTGACAAACTATTGGTAACTGGGTTCAGAGTGGGCATCGTGCCACCACCCATGTCCCACAAGTCTGTGGAAGTTGATTGCGCTATTAATGAATGTATCTTTGCTTACTCTTGTCATAATGACAGTGACACTGACTCTTGGATTGATTCCAATTCATTTTTCTTGctgttacaaaataataaactggcgctatgtttatttattcgg GACGAGTTTCCGCTCGAGTACCAATACATCAGATCATACAAAATTGAATGGGATGAGGAAGCTGCACCGCTAGAATTGAAAATAGAAGAATTAAATTACTCGCTACATCATTTTCTATGGCTGAAAGAAAATACAATGTTGTGTTCATTGTCACACGGAGATCATTGTTATTTATGCGTTCTTGATTTAATAAACGTTCATAAAGATCAAGATGATGGACGGATAATAATTAG AGAGGCATTGATGATGCACGAACACATCCAGCACATCGTGGCATCGCCAGGTGACATGAATGACACAGCTTACCTGGTGGTAGGCAATCAAGTGCTAAAATACATCCACGGTGAAGGTGCTGTGCCGACAGAAATAATTATCCCGGAATCTTGTGATCAAGTGGAGGTCGTGGAGATCGAGAAACGTCATGTTATCGTCATGCTTGGTTGTACAAACCGTCTGTACGTTGACGGCACAGAAGTCGCTAACAACATCAACAGTATTTGTATTCACTCGGATTTTCTTTTACTTACGACTCTGCAACACGCGCTTGTTTGTGTCGCCATGAATGCTGATGGATTCAGTAAACTTTCCATGTCTAATTTGTCTCTCAAGTCATGGGGGACTGGACAAACTGAACATACTACTGgag gtTTAAGTATGAGACGACTCGAGCGAACATCAAGCTTAATAATGGCAATTCCCGGAGACTCGCGTGCGATTCTCCAAATGAAACGCGGAAATCTAGAAACCATCCAACCGCGACCTTTAAACTTACACATAATAAAAAGCCACTTAAGCTGCCTCAATTACTTCACGGCATTCGACATAATGCGCAAACAGCGCATAAACCTGAACCTGATCTACGACCACAACCCTCGAATGTTCGTAGAAAACACTGAGAAATTCATCGACGAAATAAAGAACCCCTGCTGGCTGAACCTTTTTATCTCCGAGCTCCACGAGGAAGACGTCACAGAAACGCTCTACAGTTCTTGTTACACTGACCAAGAAAACGAGTCAAGAAAATCCGAGGACATTCCGGAGGAAGGAAAAGTCGAGAAAATTTGCCAGTTATTAAGATgcattatggaaaaaaaatccgaGACTCGCAATCTTATCCAGCCAATTTTAACCTGTCTTGTAAAAAACAAGCACACTCCAGGATTAGAAGCAGCTTTGAGAAAAATTAAGGAGTTTAAGTCCAAAGAAGGAACTAATTCTTCTCGCCAGTCTGCAGAAGAAGCCTTAAAATATCTACTGTACCTAGTAGACGTTGATGTGCTCTACGACATTGCTCTAGGAATGTACGACCTCGAGCTAGCTAAATTCGTAGCTTCTAAATCTTTTAAAGATCCTAAAGAATATTTACCGTATTTAAATGGGCTTGCTAATCTCGAAGAAAATTATCGcaagtttaaaattgataaagatCTAAAGCGATACGAGTCTGCATTAGATAATATTGCGAAGCGTTTGGATAAATTTGACGAGTGTATCAATTTAATTTGCAATTACGATCTCTTTGCAAAGGCAATTAAATTGTTTCCGAAGGACGGGAAGGAGTATAAGGAAATTGCGAGAATTTATGCAGAAAATCTGATGAGAAATAAACGGTACCGCGAAGCCGGGTTGATGTTCCAGCGGAGCGGAGAATTGGAGCGCGCTTTGCAGGTCCACAAGACAGCTGGTAGTTGGCAAGACGCCATTATAGTGGCCACTAAAATGAAGATGAATCCTGGGGAGCTAAATGTTCTCTACCAAGATCTTGTCACGCAGCTGCGCGAGGAGAAGAAGTTCCGCGAGGCAGCTGAGATATGTCTGACTTATCTAAACCATGTTGAAGAAGCTGTGTCACTTTTGAGCGAAGGCAAAGAGTGGAGAGACGCGCTGAGAATCGCTCACTCGTTTAAAAGGCTTGATTTGATTGAGACACATGTCCAGCCTGGCTCGCATGAGCATGCAATAGagatttattttagaattaacaaaaataaggAGGATTTTTTGAAGCACAAGCGACGATTGATGATTGTGAGGAAGGAAAAGGCGAAAAAACAGGCGCTTATGATTGAAGCTTTGGAAGAAGAGCGCGGAAATGTGGGGAGAGACTTCagcgattttcttagcgagacTAGCAGTGTGGCTGGATCTGCTGCGAGTGGCAGTTCCAGGAGCTCCAGGTGCTCGGGAAGAAGCTACAGGTCCGGGAAAAATAGACGCAAGCATGAAAGAAAGGTCCTGGATATCAAAGAAGGAAGCGCTTATGAAGATCTTGGATTGATTCGAGCGCTTCATGTTATTATTGCGAATACTTACTTGCAACGTGAGGAGGTTCATGCGGTTAATAGAGTACTGCTGCAGTTCTTCTTTGATGAGCTCGCGGAGAAGTTACAGAATGCGCTGAAGGATTTGCTGGGTCTTATTGAGAAGAGCAAGCATGAGATTTGGGTCAAGGTGgctgatgatgataatgatccGAATAAATTGCAGAGTTGTTTGTTGGAAGCTAAGTTTACTTATCCACCAGAAGCAGGCTCCAGCCAGTGGTCGCTTGATTTATTTCCACATTCTAGAAATTTAACTTAG
- the LOC123260214 gene encoding N-alpha-acetyltransferase 35, NatC auxiliary subunit gives MATAVDEQISVDLPDDKEHLMEPVTYNWVDITSEFFDAIKSLELGELLHDDLFGLFEAMSAIEIMDPKMDAGMLCNRGNNQLYTFEQAVESGAIKLDNLTASEVIGIIDSTYACIVSWLEGHNLAQTVFTNLYLHQPAQILDKPLKTFCYAVYQIIEIIKNSINRAMVFEEEDFQSITYGYKLHLEVTESKTISMLKEVEEELHRKSRIKPVNEETEKEYNEGLALYARIRFTKMFYLALSMMGKKDNVTLNLTDIQRLLSNCTDMIQVMIKTVSRGCKADEVSNHPTIMGFDPMVNQRLLPPTFPRYTKIKPRTEALEYMEELINRLKTVTKVTSCSGFHSTLDFFLEFSRQNPCILSRSMLQIVYLPGGNRVFGMHNFTDILKDAAKNFTAPPALLPKSTLLQNHQARECVETFFYHCTTLFNSLLQLSGHNRARQRDKLAHMLEDFATLHDEAERVDRHLNTLSLKNDTSRSHLACFGTWLLYHTVRVMVMYLLSGFELELYSVHEYHYIFWYLNHFLYGWLVSALTRADSFLMEQDIHTEMHKGRSAKKSAKNKKKKVTPRPYSLEMLMYQVLQNICGGYFKALVGLRMDGKIPSPEKEFDSERVRYKHRLLSPFSSLLLPPAANYEKFLELTNTHPHKNNEIITSELHYTTACRHFHRAKNMLDYALSLCQDRNSSTANEINDLLKVTKTNFIVVKLLADGHKKDSKEPPIFDFSCHQHFPIIKLV, from the exons ATGGCAACTGCAGTTGATGAACAAATTTCTGTTGATTTACCCGACGATAAAGAACATCt aatGGAGCCAGTGACATATAATTGGGTGGACATCACCTCTGAATTTTTCGATGCCATAAAAA gTTTAGAACTAGGCGAGCTTTTGCACGACGATTTATTCGGATTATTCGAAGCAATGTCAGCAATTGAAATAATGGATCCAAAAATGGACGCAGGAATGCTGTGTAACCGCGGAAACAACCAGCTGTACACATTTGAGCAAGCTGTCGAGTCAGGTGCAATAAAATTAGACAACCTAACAGCCTCAGAAGTAATAGGCATCATAGATTCCACATACGCGTGTATAGTTTCTTGGTTAGAAGGTCACAACCTCGCACAAACCGTATTTACAAACCTGTACCTCCACCAGCCAGCCCAGATCCTCGACAAGCCTTTGAAAACCTTCTGCTACGCAGTCTACCAAATAATCGAGATAATAAAAAACTCTATAAACCGCGCGATGGTATTTGAAGAAGAGGACTTCCAGAGCATCACCTATGGCTACAAGCTGCACTTGGAAGTGACTGAGAGCAAGACAATATCAATGTTAAAAGAAGTTGAAGAGGAGCTGCATCGAAAGAGTAGGATCAAGCCGGTTAATGAAGAAACTGAGAAAGAGTACAATGAAGGCCTGGCGCTGTACGCCAGGATAAGATTCACCAAAATGTTCTACTTAGCTCTGTCCATGATGGGCAAGAAGGACAACGTCACGCTAAATTTGACCGACATTCAGCGGCTGCTGTCTAACTGCACGGACATGATCCAGGTGATGATCAAGACAGTCAGCAGAGGCTGCAAAGCTGATGAAGTTTCGAATCATCCGACTATCATGGGGTTTGATCCGATGGTGAACCAGCGGCTGCTGCCTCCAACGTTTCCGag gtatactaaaataaaaccgAGGACCGAGGCGCTGGAGTACATGGAGGAGCTGATCAACAGATTGAAAACAGTGACGAAGGTCACCAGCTGCTCGGGGTTCCACAGCACGCTTGATTTCTTCCTGGAGTTCTCAAGACAGAACCCCTGTATTTTATCCAGGTCGATGCTGCAAATAGTTTATCTCCCTGGAGGCAACCGAGTCTTTGGAATGCACAATTTTACAGACATTCTCAAAGACGCGGCTAAGAATTTTACAGCTCCGCCCGCGTTGCTGCCCAAGAGCACGTTGTTACAAAATCACCAGGCTAGAGAGTGCGTGGAGACATTTTTTTACCACTGCACGACGCTGTTCAATAGCCTGTTGCAATTGAGTGGTCACAACAGAGCGAGACAGAGAGACAAGTTAGCGCACATGTTGGAAGATTTTGCGACACTGCATGATGAGGCGGAGCGGGTGGATCGGCATCTTAATACGctgtcattaaaaaatgatacgtCAAGATCGCACTTGGCTTGCTTTGGGACCTGGTTACTGTATCACACAGTTCGTGTGATGGTCATGTACCTGCTCAGCGGGTTTGAATTAGAGCTATACTCAGTCCACGAGTATCACTACATCTTCTGGTACCTGAATCACTTTTTGTACGGCTGGCTGGTGTCTGCTCTCACTAGAGCTGACTCTTTTTTAATGGAGCAGGATATTCACACCGAGATGCACAAAGGACGGAGTGCTAAGAAGAgtgcgaaaaataaaaaaaagaaagtcaCTCCTCGGCCGTATAGTTTGGAGATGCTGATGTATCAGGTGCTCCAGAATATTTGTGGTGGTTACTTCAAAGCTCTTGTTGGGTTGAGGATGGATGGGAAGATTCCTTCGCCGGAAAAAGAGTTTGACTCGGAACGTGTTAGATATAAACATAGATTGTTATCGCCTTTTTCGTCGTTATTGCTACCGCCTGCTGCTAACTATGAAAAGTTTTTAGAACTCACTAATACGCATccacataaaaataat GAAATAATTACCAGCGAATTGCATTATACAACAGCATGTAGACATTTTCATCGCGCAAAAAACATGCTCGACTATGCTTTGTCGTTATGCCAGGACAGAAATTCAAGCACTGCTAATGAG ataaatgatttattaaaagtaaccAAGACAAATTTCATCGTTGTAAAACTGCTAGCAGATGGTCATAAAAAAGACTCCAAAGAACCTCCGATCTTCGATTTTTCTTGTCATCAACATTTTCCAATCATCAAGCTCGTgtga
- the LOC123259091 gene encoding IQ and ubiquitin-like domain-containing protein, whose translation MDSLTRVGDQRINKPYLGGWKHRATGVIYHNAASQTGPLNVNNVENFCSREVQCINTKDDAFQTCINRATQMWRFNLLLIVRKDCYISIEGDKYLTSGSYETAEEKEARLNKKALTIQRSYRSWRTLKKIRLCAAEYRRLNEECSNHAKGQEELRQERIRHSIIRQTYPQSRSDFDKIYALIELWRQHHQKRIRSCFFRGAVIAENLSMLEKITEMLRNLEKHRRIIREKRASTRLTELLTFHSKPVRWTGYNGKLIEMITLRTQRARELKNLYDLLANESNCSIEKRIEMFIHLKCALSSHNCYPALDLQSLIQQKLLLLSRGLASGLDYFNKRILISVGFLSFARHSHNCCSKSKDEEELVGPVDKDKNKLLCRSCMKLMPRKKITVDLKAKKLSKCISCTWLYQQTVKKIDYDPYSYLLNDIRADELSKKCVSTLLYVIQEPEMYHLVKNIWHGRSIVSEVDDIYRLRLVRFHVDREWAPWNCILLTEEESKAHYYITDLCSVYSKQLLYKIYLIHQTARSHFNNLMKLERKLKTSLGIGCEKSEVAEAEAEDNVESVC comes from the exons ATGGATTCATTAACGCGAGTAGGTGatcaaagaataaataaacccTATCTCGGTGGCTGGAAGCACCGAGCCACAGGTGTGATATATCACAATGCAGCATCGCAAACAGGACCATTAAACGTGAACAATGTTGAGAATTTCTGCAGCAGAGAGGTGCAGTGTATTAATACCAAAGATGATGCATTTCAAACTTGTATTAACAGAGCTACGCAGATGTGGAGGTTTAATTTATTGCTCATTGTTCG AAAAGACTGTTATATATCAATTGAAGGAGACAAATATTTGACCTCCGGTTCCTACGAAACCGCTGAAGAAAAAGAAGCTCGCTTGAACAAAAAAGCGCTAACGATCCAGCGCAGTTATCGATCCTGGAGAACTCTGAAGAAAATCCGGCTTTGCGCTGCTGAATACCGTCGTTTGAACGAAGAATGTTCGAATCACGCAAAAGGGCAAGAAGAACTTCGCCAGGAACGCATTAGGCACTCGATAATCCGGCAAACATACCCGCAAAGTCGCTCAGACTTCGACAAAATTTACGCGCTGATTGAATTATGGCGACAGCATCATCAGAAGCGGATCCGAAGTTGTTTTTTCCGAGGAGCAGTGATTGCAGAAAATCTCTCGATGCTGGAAAAAATAACAGAGATGCTGAGAAACTTGGAAAAGCATCGACGTATTATTAGAGAGAAGCGTGCAAGTACCCGGCTCACAGAGTTGTTGACATTTCACAGTAAACCAGTCAGATGGACTGGATACAACGGCAAGCTCATTGAAATGATAACTCTGAGGACCCAGAGAGCTCGTGAGCTCAAGAATCTCTATGACCTACTAGCCAACGAGAGCAATTGCTCCATTGAGAAACGAATCGAAATGTTTATTCATCTCAAGTGCGCTCTCAGTTCCCACAATTGTTACCCTGCGTTAGATCTTCAAAGTTTGATTCAACAGAAACTTTTATTGCTGTCCCGCGGACTTGCTTCTGGGCttgattattttaacaaaagaatattaa tttCAGTTGGATTTTTATCCTTCGCCCGACATTCTCATAATTGCTGCTCGAAGAGTAAAGACGAAGAGGAATTAGTCGGGCCGGTAGATAAGGACAAGAACAAGTTGCTGTGTCGTAGTTGTATGAAATTAATgcctcgaaaaaaaataacagttgacttaaaagctaaaaaattatctaaatgcATCAGCTGCACGTGGCTCTATCAACAGACCGTCAAAAAAATAGACTACGACCCTTACAGCTATCTATTAAATGACATACGCGCGGATGAGCTCAGTAAAAAGTGTGTCTCAACGCTCCTGTATGTTATTCAAGAGCCAGAAATGTATCATttggttaaaaatatatggcaCGGACGCTCAATAGTCAGCGAGGTCGATGATATTTATCGCTTGAGGCTTGTCAGGTTCCACGTAGATCGGGAATGGGCTCCTTGGAATTGTATTCTGCTAACCGAGGAAGAGAGCAAAGCTCATTATTATATCACAGATCTCTGTTCCGTGTACTCAAAGCAAttgctttataaaatttatttaatccacCAGACTGCCAGGAGTCATTTTAA CAATCTAATGAAGctggaaagaaaattgaaaacttcGCTGGGAATCGGCTGCGAAAAATCTGAGGTTGCTGAAGCTGAAGCTGAAGATAATGTTGAATCAGTTtgctaa